A single window of Alphaproteobacteria bacterium DNA harbors:
- a CDS encoding C45 family autoproteolytic acyltransferase/hydrolase has product MSNLPLINLSGNARTRGRTHGEALADSAAANVETYLARFAAGGITLEDALAEGARWQKRIETFDPVYAEEMAGIAEGAHLDPVAIAMLNARWELSYTLFAREAMGCTSFAALPEVTRSGTTLIGQNWDWLDGLLGHMAVLRCRRDNAPNFVCITQAGIAGGIMGLNEAGVGLVVNGMTTDHEGTELERKPFHLRVREILSAENFTDALKVVVSTPRVCSGNYLLAHADGEAIDIEAAPDDEAMLYPEDGMLTHANHFESLDVTSTLQRNSPSTLFRARRLARLMRQANRPIDIALMQELFTDHFSYPSGICRHSDDSEPKTNRTATVVSVILDLENRVLHASNGPPCENAYAEYPLAS; this is encoded by the coding sequence ATGAGCAACCTTCCCCTGATCAATCTGTCCGGTAACGCGCGCACGCGCGGCCGCACCCACGGCGAGGCCTTGGCCGACTCGGCCGCCGCCAATGTCGAGACCTATCTGGCACGTTTTGCCGCCGGCGGCATCACACTCGAGGATGCCTTGGCCGAGGGTGCCCGCTGGCAGAAACGCATCGAGACATTCGATCCCGTCTATGCGGAAGAGATGGCCGGGATTGCCGAAGGCGCACACCTCGATCCCGTCGCCATCGCCATGCTTAACGCGCGCTGGGAGCTGAGCTACACGCTGTTTGCCCGCGAAGCGATGGGCTGCACCAGTTTCGCCGCGCTCCCCGAAGTGACGCGCAGCGGCACCACATTGATCGGCCAGAACTGGGACTGGCTCGACGGCCTGCTTGGCCACATGGCGGTGTTGCGCTGCAGGCGCGACAACGCTCCCAATTTCGTTTGCATCACGCAGGCCGGCATTGCCGGCGGCATCATGGGCTTGAACGAAGCTGGCGTGGGCCTGGTCGTCAACGGCATGACCACCGACCACGAAGGCACTGAGCTCGAGCGCAAGCCCTTTCACCTGCGCGTGCGCGAGATATTGAGCGCCGAAAATTTTACCGATGCCCTGAAAGTCGTGGTCAGCACCCCGCGCGTCTGCTCGGGAAACTATTTACTGGCCCATGCCGATGGTGAAGCCATCGACATTGAGGCCGCACCAGACGACGAAGCCATGCTGTATCCAGAAGATGGCATGCTCACCCATGCCAACCATTTCGAGAGCCTAGACGTCACCTCTACCCTGCAGCGCAACAGCCCTAGCACCCTGTTTCGCGCCCGGCGCCTCGCCCGCCTCATGCGCCAGGCTAACAGGCCCATCGATATCGCGCTAATGCAGGAGCTGTTCACCGACCATTTCAGCTACCCATCAGGCATCTGCCGCCACTCCGACGACAGCGAACCCAAAACCAACCGCACGGCGACAGTCGTCTCTGTCATCCTAGACTTGGAGAACCGCGTGCTCCACGCCAGCAATGGCCCACCCTGCGAGAACGCCTACGCGGAATATCCG